In the genome of Columba livia isolate bColLiv1 breed racing homer chromosome 10, bColLiv1.pat.W.v2, whole genome shotgun sequence, one region contains:
- the LSMEM2 gene encoding leucine-rich single-pass membrane protein 2: MPREAGEDSMGRAESAVAAEPGDPDGGEPGAISLHPVESISDLHWASGGHKGAEDNSPAPSSSLRRPPPRPAPLSPPVLLPTLRPVPPAGPCPCLGPGHPLLLALLGLLALASLVLATLAIYLSVLQSQSVRALAQWLRSQEEAVRQLRAASGQLWARLNTSIEPGGHR; this comes from the exons ACAGCATGGGACGGGCTGAGAGTGCTGTGGCAGCAGAGCCTGGGGACCCCGACGGTGGTGAGCCCGGAGCCATCAGCCTGCACCCCGTGGAGTCCATCAGCGACCTGCACTGGGCCTCGGGCGGGCACAAGGGTGCCGAGG ACAACAGCCCGGCTCCCTCCAGCAGCCTGCGTCGGCCCCCGCCTCGCCCTGCACCCCTCAGCCCCCCGGTGCTCCTGCCCACGCTGCGCCCCGTGCCCCCCGCCGGCCCCTGCCCCTGCCTCGGTCCTGGCCACCCCctgctcctggccctgctgggACTCCTGGCACTCGCCAGCCTGGTCCTGGCCACACTGGCCATCTACCTGAGTG tcctGCAGAGCCAGTCGGTGCGGGCGCTGGCCCAGTGGCTGCGGAGCCAGGAAGAGGCCGTGCGGCAGCTGCGGGCAGCCAGCGGGCAGCTCTGGGCTCGCCTCAATACCAGCATTGAGCCAGGCGGGCATCGctga
- the IFRD2 gene encoding interferon-related developmental regulator 2 isoform X1, translating to MPRSRRAARRGPGSARAGSPASEEEAGSEVLSHCSSASEGASPAEEGAGSEAACEQGQEEEAEDRLKEHMDSLLDKSAKTRQAALQSLRLAFSSKTLSEFLLERRLTLTDSLEKCLKKGKGEEQALAGTVLTLLCLQMGSGPEGEEVFRSLKPLLVSVLTDRVASPGARQSCATALGMCCYIAAADLEDLISCLSCLEGIFSPASTGEGSSAPTQHGPLHCSALQSWSLLLTICPPSHIKSIVDNRWLKLPPLLSSSSVALRILAGETIALVFELAQDMEEDLGHQDTEFLRAQLKVLATESNKYRAKTDRRKQRSIFRDILRFIETGEYQEETIRFGLECMYLDSWARQRTYQAFKEVLGSGIRHHLQNNDLLREIFGLGPPLVLDAAALKASKVSRFEKHLYNSAAFKARTKARSRVRDKRADVL from the exons ATGCCGCGCTCCCGCCGAGCCGCGCGGC GTGGTCCCGGCAGCGCCCGAGCGGGCTCGCCCGCCAGCGAGGAGGAAGCCGGCAGCGAGGTTCTGAGCCACTGCAGCAGCGCCAGCGAGGGGGCCAGCCCCGCCGAAGAGGGCGCAG GGAGCGAGGCAGCGTGTGAGCAGggccaggaggaggaggcagaggacaGGCTGAAGGAGCACATGGACAGCCTGCTGGACAAGAG CGCCAAGACGCGGCAGGCGGCACTGCAGAGCCTGCGCCTGGCCTTCTCCTCCAAAACCCTCTCCGAGTTCCTGCTGGAGCGCCGCCTCACGCTCACCGACTCGCTGGAGAAGTGTCTCAAGAAAG GTAAAGGGGAGGAACAGGCACTGGCAGGAACTGTCCTCACGCTCCTCTGCCTCCAGATGGGCTCTGGTCCAGAGGGGGAAGAGGTGTTTCGCAGCCTGAAGCCCCTGCTCGTCAGTGTCCTGACAGACCGCGTGGCCAGCCCTGGTGCACGGCAGAGC TGTGCCACGGCCCTGGGCATGTGTTGCTACATTGCTGCTGCTGACCTCGAG GACCTGATCTCGTGCCTGTCCTGCTTGGAAGGCATCTTCAGCCCTGCCAGCACAGGTGAGGGGAGCTCTGCACCCACCCAGCATGGCCCTCTGCACTGCAGTGCGCTCCAGTCATGGTCCCTGCTCCTCACCATCTGTCCCCCCTCTCACATTAAGAGCATCGTGGACAA TCGCTGGCTGAAGCTGCCACCACTGCTGTCCAGCAGCAGCGTTGCTCTGCGCATCTTGGCTGGGGAAACCATCGCGCTGGTCTTTGAGCTGGCCCAGGACATGGAG GAGGACTTGGGCCACCAAGATACAGAGTTTCTACGTGCCCAGCTTAAGGTGCTGGCTACTGAGAGCAACAAGTACCGAGCCAAAACGGACCGACGGAAGCAGCGCTCCATCTTCCGGGACATCTTGCGCTTCATTGAG ACTGGGGAATACCAGGAGGAGACCATCCGATTTGGCCTGGAGTGCATGTACCTGGACAGCTGGGCACGCCAGCGGACCTACCAAGCCTTTAAAGAGGTGCTGGGCTCCGGCATCCGCCACCACCTGCAG AACAATGACCTCCTGCGGGAGATCTTTGGCCTTGGGCCCCCCTTGGTGCTGGATGCAGCTGCTCTGAAAGCCAGCAAGGTTTCACGCTTTGAGAAG CACCTCTACAACTCGGCTGCCTTCAAAGCCCGCACCAAAGCCCGGAGCCGGGTGCGGGACAAGCGGGCAGACGTGCTGTGA
- the IFRD2 gene encoding interferon-related developmental regulator 2 isoform X2 produces the protein MPRSRRAARRGPGSARAGSPASEEEAGSEVLSHCSSASEGASPAEEGAGSEAACEQGQEEEAEDRLKEHMDSLLDKSAKTRQAALQSLRLAFSSKTLSEFLLERRLTLTDSLEKCLKKGKGEEQALAGTVLTLLCLQMGSGPEGEEVFRSLKPLLVSVLTDRVASPGARQSDLISCLSCLEGIFSPASTGEGSSAPTQHGPLHCSALQSWSLLLTICPPSHIKSIVDNRWLKLPPLLSSSSVALRILAGETIALVFELAQDMEEDLGHQDTEFLRAQLKVLATESNKYRAKTDRRKQRSIFRDILRFIETGEYQEETIRFGLECMYLDSWARQRTYQAFKEVLGSGIRHHLQNNDLLREIFGLGPPLVLDAAALKASKVSRFEKHLYNSAAFKARTKARSRVRDKRADVL, from the exons ATGCCGCGCTCCCGCCGAGCCGCGCGGC GTGGTCCCGGCAGCGCCCGAGCGGGCTCGCCCGCCAGCGAGGAGGAAGCCGGCAGCGAGGTTCTGAGCCACTGCAGCAGCGCCAGCGAGGGGGCCAGCCCCGCCGAAGAGGGCGCAG GGAGCGAGGCAGCGTGTGAGCAGggccaggaggaggaggcagaggacaGGCTGAAGGAGCACATGGACAGCCTGCTGGACAAGAG CGCCAAGACGCGGCAGGCGGCACTGCAGAGCCTGCGCCTGGCCTTCTCCTCCAAAACCCTCTCCGAGTTCCTGCTGGAGCGCCGCCTCACGCTCACCGACTCGCTGGAGAAGTGTCTCAAGAAAG GTAAAGGGGAGGAACAGGCACTGGCAGGAACTGTCCTCACGCTCCTCTGCCTCCAGATGGGCTCTGGTCCAGAGGGGGAAGAGGTGTTTCGCAGCCTGAAGCCCCTGCTCGTCAGTGTCCTGACAGACCGCGTGGCCAGCCCTGGTGCACGGCAGAGC GACCTGATCTCGTGCCTGTCCTGCTTGGAAGGCATCTTCAGCCCTGCCAGCACAGGTGAGGGGAGCTCTGCACCCACCCAGCATGGCCCTCTGCACTGCAGTGCGCTCCAGTCATGGTCCCTGCTCCTCACCATCTGTCCCCCCTCTCACATTAAGAGCATCGTGGACAA TCGCTGGCTGAAGCTGCCACCACTGCTGTCCAGCAGCAGCGTTGCTCTGCGCATCTTGGCTGGGGAAACCATCGCGCTGGTCTTTGAGCTGGCCCAGGACATGGAG GAGGACTTGGGCCACCAAGATACAGAGTTTCTACGTGCCCAGCTTAAGGTGCTGGCTACTGAGAGCAACAAGTACCGAGCCAAAACGGACCGACGGAAGCAGCGCTCCATCTTCCGGGACATCTTGCGCTTCATTGAG ACTGGGGAATACCAGGAGGAGACCATCCGATTTGGCCTGGAGTGCATGTACCTGGACAGCTGGGCACGCCAGCGGACCTACCAAGCCTTTAAAGAGGTGCTGGGCTCCGGCATCCGCCACCACCTGCAG AACAATGACCTCCTGCGGGAGATCTTTGGCCTTGGGCCCCCCTTGGTGCTGGATGCAGCTGCTCTGAAAGCCAGCAAGGTTTCACGCTTTGAGAAG CACCTCTACAACTCGGCTGCCTTCAAAGCCCGCACCAAAGCCCGGAGCCGGGTGCGGGACAAGCGGGCAGACGTGCTGTGA